One genomic region from Drosophila subpulchrella strain 33 F10 #4 breed RU33 chromosome 2R, RU_Dsub_v1.1 Primary Assembly, whole genome shotgun sequence encodes:
- the LOC119550554 gene encoding uncharacterized protein LOC119550554 has protein sequence MEQESCSNIRPKRSPWQDDGSSVTVFYEFVSKNVSMPSDLGELIAYVLLLVITWYTLLFAFRFLLSLVKPVLVVLVALFVFRFLRSFEFEDIIDLGFTILGMVANLVVSVVSKFLEFILRFFS, from the coding sequence ATGGAACAGGAAAGCTGCAGTAATATCAGACCGAAGAGAAGTCCATGGCAGGATGACGGGTCCTCCGTCACGGTCTTCTACGAATTCGTCTCCAAGAACGTGTCCATGCCCTCTGACCTGGGTGAACTGATCGCTTACGTGTTGCTTCTTGTCATTACGTGGTACACACTGCTCTTCGCCTTCCGGTTCCTGCTCTCCCTGGTGAAACCCGTCCTGGTGGTGCTGGTCGCACTGTTCGTCTTCCGGTTCCTGCGGTCCTTCGAGTTTGAGGACATCATAGATCTTGGCTTCACCATCCTGGGAATGGTTGCCAATCTGGTGGTATCCGTCGTGTCCAAATTCTTGGAGTTCATTCTAAGattttttagttaa
- the LOC119550341 gene encoding S-phase kinase-associated protein 1, producing the protein MPIIRLESADKEIFDTDQEIAKCSETIRTALEDLGDESDNSILPLPNVNSLILKKVLHWATYHKDDPMVAEEDENKEKRTDDISSWDADFLKVDQGTLFELILAANYLNIQGLLDVTCKTVANMIKGKTPQDIRDTFAISNDFSPQEEEQVRKENEWCEEK; encoded by the coding sequence ATGCCCATCATTCGGCTGGAGTCCGCGGACAAGGAGATCTTCGATACCGACCAGGAGATCGCCAAGTGCTCGGAAACGATTCGCACCGCTCTCGAGGATCTGGGCGATGAGAGCGACAACAGCATCCTGCCCTTGCCGAATGTCAACTCGCTGATCCTGAAGAAGGTGCTCCACTGGGCCACCTACCACAAGGACGATCCCATGGTGGCCGAGGAGGATGAGAACAAGGAGAAGCGCACGGATGACATTTCATCCTGGGACGCCGACTTCCTCAAGGTGGACCAGGGCACCCTGTTTGAGCTGATCCTGGCCGCGAACTACCTGAACATCCAGGGCCTGCTGGATGTCACCTGCAAGACGGTGGCCAATATGATCAAGGGCAAGACACCGCAGGACATCCGCGACACCTTCGCCATCAGCAACGACTTTTCGccgcaggaggaggagcaggtgCGCAAGGAGAACGAGTGGTGCGAGGAGAAGTAG
- the LOC119551015 gene encoding SET and MYND domain-containing protein 4 — MDVYDVSDDLVKKLSDWKLIGIISGKFNELKENHRKVDFVERALIDFKYMEKIFLNVTLREDKCNKRSVEFRMLGNEQFSLKNRKYFQALELYNKSICYAEPNSEHLSIGYANRSAVLFEWKRYRECLANIELARKANYPTRLSHKLDKRERDCQQLLDQQPPDVVPYEFKLSFDSHAQVPYIADCLELRESADEGRFVVSNRDLVVGDLVAVEQPFCSTLLPPMRYIRCGTCKRENYLTLIPCDSCCSVMFCSEECKQRAMSTYHRFECPIIDFLHRMFNKIHGIALRTTLAALDLYPSIEELMAFCEQPQNQHKCAFDLDYGQLSPQEHYRAIHGLVTNQHLRSVSDLFQRSVVCAVLKHFIIEYTPLKDHLGGEEGMNFFTDLLFRHLQTSPSNMHGIDLVEQVNETKDDQTHSSGAYAFLSLLNHSCAPNTLRIYEGTKAYLFVLRPIKAGNVLYDNYGAHFAIFSKQQRLDNLSMQYRFDCKCEGCELDYPTFGRMPHKATVPSVTDDTDMKSLGAYNYDFAVSNYRKYCDFLTQYGAAYPCEQISSAEECLKMALHIMVDAVPLKAKM; from the exons ATGGACGTGTACGACGTGAGCGATGATCTGGTGAAGAAGCTGAGCGACTGGAAGCTCATCGGAATCATATCCGGCAAGTTCAACGagctgaaggagaaccaccGCAAGGTGGACTTCGTGGAGCGGGCCCTCATTGACTTCAAGTACATGGAGAAGATCTTTCTGAACGTAACGCTTCGAGAGGACAAGTGCAACAAGCGGAGCGTCGAGTTCCGGATGCTGGGAAACGAGCAGTTCTCGCTGAAGAACCGGAAATACTTTCAG GCCCTGGAGCTATACAACAAGAGCATATGCTATGCCGAACCCAACTCGGAGCACCTGTCCATAGGCTATGCCAACCGCTCGGCGGTTTTGTTTGAATGGAAGCGCTACCGGGAGTGCTTGGCCAATATCGAGCTGGCCAGGAAGGCCAACTATCCGACGAGACTAAGCCACAAACTGGACAAGCGGGAAAGGGACTGCCAGCAGCTACTCGATCAACAACCACCGGATGTGGTGCCCTACGAGTTCAAGCTCAGCTTTGACTCGCACGCCCAGGTGCCGTACATCGCCGACTGCCTGGAGCTGCGCGAATCCGCCGACGAGGGTCGCTTTGTGGTCAGCAATCGGGATCTGGTCGTTGGTGATCTGGTGGCCGTGGAGCAGCCCTTCTGCTCCACTCTACTGCCGCCCATGCGGTACATCCGGTGTGGCACCTGTAAGCGAGAGAACTACCTGACCCTTATACCCTGCGACAGCTGCTGCTCCGTCATGTTTTGCTCCGAGGAGTGCAAGCAACGGGCCATGTCCACCTATCACCGCTTCGAGTGCCCCATCATTGACTTTCTGCACCGCATGTTCAACAAGATCCACGGCATCGCCCTGCGCACCACGCTGGCCGCCCTGGATCTCTATCCCAGCATCGAGGAGCTGATGGCGTTCTGCGAGCAGCCGCAGAATCAGCACAAGTGCGCCTTCGACCTGGACTACGGACAGCTGTCGCCGCAGGAGCATTATCGGGCCATCCACGGACTGGTGACCAACCAGCACCTGCGCTCCGTCTCCGATCTCTTCCAGCGCTCCGTGGTCTGTGCCGTGCTCAAGCACTTCATAATCGAATACACACCGCTCAAGGACCATTTGGGCGGCGAGGAAGGCATGAACTTCTTCACGGATCTGCTGTTCCGTCACCTGCAGACGTCGCCCTCGAATATGCACGGCATCGATCTGGTGGAGCAGGTCAACGAGACCAAGGACGACCAGACGCACTCGTCCGGGGCGTACGCCTTCCTCTCGCTGCTAAATCACTCGTGTGCGCCCAATACTCTAAGGATATACGAGGGTACCAAGGCGTATCTGTTTGTCCTGCGGCCAATTAAGGCGGGAAATGTGCTCTACGACAACTATGG CGCCCACTTCGCCATCTTCAGCAAGCAGCAGCGGTTAGACAATCTGTCCATGCAGTACCGCTTCGACTGCAAGTGCGAGGGCTGCGAGCTGGACTACCCCACCTTCGGGCGGATGCCCCACAAGGCGACGGTGCCGTCGGTGACCGATGACACGGACATGAAGTCGCTGGGCGCCTACAACTACGACTTTGCGGTGAGCAACTACCGGAAGTACTGCGACTTTCTCACGCAATACGGCGCAGCCTATCCGTGCGAGCAGATCAGCTCCGCGGAGGAGTGCCTGAAGATGGCCCTGCATATCATGGTGGACGCAGTGCCGCTCAAGGCGAAGATGTAA
- the LOC119551016 gene encoding protein OSCP1 yields MALFNPHQLSNPRANVFILVNLGCEMLYVIDQRLKAQQIAHDKSVQVIHDVTTVLLEPKFIDSLLNGSKSNNGQLLTAEHCKFMLNDIATCSLMRLDEQSMSKLWNLMTMVYKWQLFVSRHQYHLLEITFRHLDAVNRLYPDAKRHMLIDFTKNTLLDFWNSCGEEAQLSIYQTNRAWLQCFNTKISLLIRMGFQAMDGSFFKEVDEAYFTDYVQSAGDNIYAKSAEQRERQQREPNSMDQLAAQLNISPPQGEDLQPINARQFQQQFEQTFNNVLFDDPAASSSACEFVQLQPMTPSSDKEATTMMSRGGGSSLNKNLLDLYSKMP; encoded by the exons ATGGCCCTTTTCAATCCGCACCAACTGTCGAATCCCCGGGCAAATGTCTTCATCCTGGTCAACTTGGGATGCGAGATGCTCTACGTGATCGACCAGCGTCTAAAAGCGCAGCAGATTGCACATGACAAGTCGGTTCAGG TGATTCACGATGTGACTACAGTACTGCTCGAGCCAAAGTTTATAGACTCTCTGCTGAACGGATCGAAATCGAACAATGGCCAACTCCTGACTGCCGAGCATTGCAAGTTCATGCTGAATGACATAGCCACCTGCTCTTTGATGAGGCTCGATGAGCAATCCATGTCCAAACTGTGGAACCTGATGACCATGGTTTACAAGTGGCAACTGTTCGTGTCCCGCCATCAATACCACCTGCTGGAGATTACCTTTCGGCACTTGGATGCGGTCAACAGGTTGTATCCGGACGCCAAGCGGCACATGCTGATTGACTTTACGAAGAACACGCTACTGGACTTTTGGAACTCCTGCGGGGAGGAGGCGCAGCTGTCCATCTACCAGACGAATCGGGCCTGGCTGCAATGCTTCAACACCAAGATATCACTGCTGATTCGCATGGGCTTTCAGGCCATGGACGGGAGTTTCTTCAAGGAGGTGGATGAGGCGTACTTCACGGATTACGTCCAATCAGCCGGTGATAATATCTATGCGAAGAGTGCGGAGCAGCGAGAGCGACAGCAGCGCGAGCCCAACAGCATGGATCAACTGGCCGCCCAGCTGAACATCAGTCCACCGCAAGGCGAAGATCTGCAGCCCATCAACGCCCGCCAGTTCCAGCAGCAGTTCGAGCAGACCTTCAACAACGTGCTCTTTGATGATCCAGCAGCTAGTTCTTCTGCCTGCGAGTTCGTCCAGCTGCAGCCCATGACCCCATCCTCGGATAAGGAGGCGACAACGATGATGTCTCGGGGTGGGGGATCCTCGCTGAACAAGAACCTGCTCGACTTGTACAGCAAAATGCCTTAG
- the LOC119550438 gene encoding small RNA 2'-O-methyltransferase isoform X1 yields MFCYKFPCGDFQTLTKMTETGITFDPPVYEQRYCAAIQILEDSRWSNQIKKVVEFGCAEMRFFQLMRRIEKIENILLVDIDEPLLRKNSTSVDPLVSDYIRRREGPLSVQILQGSVADSSEELRDTDAVIALELIEHVYDDVLSKIPSNIFGFMQPKLVVFSTPNSDYNVIFTRFNPLLPNGFRHDDHKFEWTREEFKSWCLGIVEKYPNYMFSLMGVGNPPKDLESVGHVSQIAIFVRKDFLDMQLENPLVATPELDDESTPYKLIHSVDYPFYVDTRTEKEKLWTEVQIELQRFKRIANLSENELDSYQDTFKVPIAHLLDRLHHVGATKEVLLELLQENNLKIDEECVIIEDSDKESEDSEPYELSERLSQDVVLTDQEQEECWDLNPES; encoded by the exons ATGTTTTGCTACAAGTTTCCTTGCGGGGATTTCCAAACCCTAACAAAAATGACTGAAACCGGCATTACTTTCGATCCACCGGTGTACGAGCAGAGATACTGCGCCGCCATCCAGATCCTGGAGGACTCCCGCTGGTCCAATCAGATTAAGAAGGTGGTTGAGTTTGGCTGTGCCGAGATGCGCTTTTTCCAGCTTATGCGTCGCAtagaaaaaatagaaaatattttactg gTGGATATTGACGAGCCCTTGCTCAGGAAAAACTCAACTAGCGTCGATCCTTTGGTCTCTGATTATATAAGGCGGCGTGAGGGTCCTCTAAGCGTTCAGATTCTACAGGGAAGTGTGGCAGATTCTTCGGAAGAATTGCGAGACACAGATGCTGTAATTGCTTTGGAGCT AATCGAGCACGTATACGACGATGTTTTGTCCAAAATACCTTCcaatatttttggttttatgCAGCCCAAATTGGTGGTTTTTAGCACACCAAACTCTGATTATAATGTAATATTCACGCGGTTCAATCCCCTATTGCCAAATGGATTTCGCCATGACGATCACAAGTTTGAATGGACCCGGGAGGAGTTCAAGTCCTGGTGCTTGGGTATTGTTGAGAAATACCCGAACTACATGTTTTCCTTAATGGGAGTGGGTAATCCTCCCAAGGACCTTGAATCCGTGGGTCACGTTTCACAGATAGCCATATTCGTCCGCAAGGATTTTCTGGATATGCAGTTGGAGAATCCTTTGGTTGCCACACCTGAACTGGATGATGAATCCACTCCTTACAAGTTGATTCATTCCGTCGACTACCCATTTTATGTGGATACCCGCACCGAGAAGGAAAAACTCTGGACCGAAGTACAAATTGAACTTCAGCGTTTCAAAAGAATTGCTAATTTATCTGAGAACGAGCTGGATTCTTACCAGGATACCTTTAAAGTGCCTATTGCACACTTATTGGATCGCCTGCATCATGTCGGTGCTACAAAAGAAGTCCTGCTGGAATTACTGCAGGAGAATAACTTAAAAATAGATGAAGAATGTGTTATAATTGAAGATTCCGATAAGGAATCAGAGGACTCTGAGCCATATGAGTTGTCTGAACGTCTTTCCCAAGACGTAGTATTGACTGACCAGGAACAAGAGGAGTGCTGGGACTTGAACCCGGAATCGTAA
- the LOC119550437 gene encoding glutamic acid-rich protein — protein MGKRLQLERPTSDRSARKRKRSEVKAAEKCQRLSGGSSSANGFEFHENDDEESCSSAGSAGGMDVDPPTLLQTPQARSLLLTGASIASDHNNSSVMESPRPVYTLRPSVVNGTILRDVLSKAWRLGRPIGKGNFGEIFLASDDTVCPATSETAKYVVKIEPHSNGPLFVEIHCLINTSRSKDSSDVGEDAAILPAQQTHALSKGPPSGIPSFIASGTHYFGDARYRFLVLPRFDRDLHSLIKNSRVQQKSLLVLAVHILNVLENLHDKGYCHNDIKAQNLMVSKCKYLRKQSFPKGTGYDEHYEEKQQTTDSGNSSEQETNDDDYFLKNEKFALKRISDIKQDEDEDDEDFDDGATSNSNNSNSLDIYHTPVNKKRSARSAVQFSGSNPVRSCRREKRNSMYEEMVKSHYLRPTKRISYREEFNEEGYPKATEENSDESPESSDNESDEFIPPSSRRSGNRRGRSAQMASPKKCSVSTRATRHQEKLKKEPNGDHKVRSRGNKHLDSQPTEYKFLPTEEEHVFLIDFGLASKYQDRGVHRPFIMDQRRAHDGTLEFTSRDAHLGAHSRRSDLECLGYNLLYWSEGYLPWKDVAQQQQQEKVHRAKELFMTDVPEMLRQFYGKQVPKYLGEFLLQIGQLAYQERPNYERYRKIFKREYQRLGHDPSQMRLSSEEILRTCVSSKDAVDGSKCDIFELNNKIATNVMRNSALSTPFQEHSLTNRVSPKNLRSKSNKKTTKKKFSWAEVLSQDPDQIARERAVKEFEREESICPLESRLPRRYDGKPTYAILAMEQSRREKGLVVQEHNDEEEEEEEEDDEEENQEAYDDEQEEEEEDADSVEGEDDSDGETEESECSHHSQKPARGRPRGTPRKRTTSKQAQAQQNQPPVKASRGVGRPSKNAGVVRFPTGAVSKNRSTPLSAVASNKRGCATRKENSALASATGEGERKLKPSRTRKALYKTEPKHGEHDAENNSSLLEMQNLYGEYDDENNYGKGRSVHSSRHCRK, from the exons ATGGGCAAGCGCCTCCAACTGGAGCGCCCGACCTCGGATCGCAGTGCTCGCAAGCGAAAGCGCTCAGAGGTGAAGGCCGCCGAGAAGTGCCAGCGCTTGAGCGGTGGCTCCAGCAGCGCCAATGGCTTCGAGTTCCACGAGAACGATGACGAGGAGTCCTGCTCCTCGGCTGGATCCGCTGGCGGCATGGATGTGGATCCCCCTACACTATTGCAAACCCCGCAGGCACGCAGTTTGCTCTTAACAGGAGCCAGCATCGCCAGCGATCATAACAACTCCAGTGTGATGGAGTCACCGCGCCCGGTTTACACGCTCCGACCCTCGGTGGTCAATGGAACCATTCTGAGGGATGTGCTCTCCAAGGCCTGGCGCTTGGGGCGTCCCATAG GCAAGGGCAACTTTGGCGAGATCTTCCTAGCCTCCGATGACACTGTGTGCCCAGCCACTTCGGAGACAGCCAAATACGTGGTCAAAATAGAGCCACATTCAAATGGGCCTCTTTTCGTTGAGATTCACTGTCTGATCAACACATCCCGGAGCAAGG ATTCATCAGATGTCGGAGAAGATGCTGCCATCCTGCCAGCCCAACAGACGCATGCCCTCAGCAAGGGACCGCCCTCTGGGATACCCAGCTTTATTGCATCGGGGACCCACTACTTTGGAGACGCTCGCTATCGCTTCCTGGTGCTGCCGCGCTTCGATCGCGACCTGCATTCGCTGATCAAGAACTCAAGGGTGCAGCAAAAGTCACTCCTAGTGCTCGCTGTACACATACTCAATGTCCTAGAGAATCTACACGATAAGGGTTATTGTCATAATGACATCAAGGCCCAGAACCTAATGGTGTCCAAGTGCAAGTACCTCAGGAAGCAGTCATTTCCCAAGGGCACTGGGTACGACGAACACTACGAGGAGAAGCAGCAGACCACAGATAGTGGCAACAGCTCGGAGCAGGAGACCAACGACGATGACTACTTCCTAAAGAACGAGAAGTTCGCCCTGAAGCGGATTTCGGATATTAAGCAGGACGAAGACGAAGACGACGAGGACTTCGACGATGGCGCCACATcgaacagcaacaacagcaacagcctGGACATCTACCACACGCCAGTAAACAAGAAGCGATCCGCTCGCAGTGCAGTTCAATTCAGCGGCTCGAATCCAGTTCGTTCGTGTCGTCGGGAGAAGCGCAACTCAATGTACGAGGAGATGGTCAAGTCGCACTACCTGCGACCCACCAAGCGTATCAGTTACCGCGAGGAGTTCAATGAGGAAGGGTACCCCAAGGCGACAGAGGAAAACAGTGATGAATCGCCCGAATCGTCAGACAACGAGTCGGATGAGTTCATTCCGCCTTCGTCTCGCCGCTCGGGTAACAGAAGAGGAAGGAGCGCCCAGATGGCCAGTCCCAAGAAGTGCTCGGTTTCAACTAGGGCAACACGCCACCAGGAGAAGCTGAAGAAGGAGCCAAACGGTGACCACAAAGTGCGTAGCCGGGGCAACAAGCACTTGGACAGCCAACCAACTGAGTACAAGTTCCTGCCCACCGAGGAGGAGCACGTTTTCCTCATCGACTTTGGCTTGGCGTCCAAATACCAGGATCGCGGAGTCCATCGCCCTTTCATCATGGATCAGCGAAGGGCGCACGACGGCACGCTGGAGTTTACGTCACGCGACGCCCACCTAGGCGCCCATTCCCGACGAAGTGATCTGGAGTGCCTTGGCTATAACCTGCTGTACTGGTCCGAGGGCTATCTGCCCTGGAAGGACGTGgcccagcaacagcaacaggaGAAAGTGCACCGCGCCAAGGAGCTGTTCATGACGGATGTGCCCGAGATGCTGCGCCAGTTCTACGGCAAGCAAGTTCCTAAGTATCTGGGAGAGTTCCTGCTGCAGATCGGTCAGCTGGCCTATCAGGAGCGGCCCAACTACGAGCGCTACCGTAAAATCTTTAAGCGCGAGTACCAGCGCTTGGGTCACGACCCCAGTCAAATGCGACTAAGCAGCGAGGAGATCCTCCGCACCTGTGTCTCCTCCAAGGACGCGGTGGATGGCAGCAAGTGCGACATATTTGAGCTGAACAACAAAATAGCCACCAATGTGATGCGCAACTCGGCGCTGAGCACTCCGTTCCAGGAGCACTCGCTTACGAACCGCGTGTCGCCCAAGAATCTGCGTTCCAAGTCAAATAAGAAAACTACGAAAAAGAAGTTTTCGTGGGCGGAGGTGCTCTCACAGGATCCAGATCAAATAGCACGTGAACGGGCAGTGAAGGAGTTTGAGCGGGAGGAGTCCATATGTCCGCTGGAATCCCGTCTTCCAAGGCGCTACGACGGCAAGCCCACCTACGCGATACTGGCCATGGAGCAGAGTCGTCGCGAAAAGGGTTTGGTTGTCCAAGAGCATAACGACGAAgaggaagaagaagaggaggaggacgatGAAGAGGAGAACCAGGAGGCCTATGATGATGAgcaagaggaggaggaggaggatgcAGATAGCGTAGAAGGCGAG GATGACTCGGATGGCGAAACGGAGGAGAGCGAGTGCTCGCATCATTCCCAGAAACCTGCGCGTGGCCGTCCAAGGGGCACCCCACGAAAACGAACAACCAGTAAGCAAGCCCAGGCGCAGCAGAATCAGCCGCCGGTGAAGGCCAGTCGTGGAGTGGGTCGTCCGAGCAAGAACGCGGGCGTCGTAAGGTTCCCCACGGGAGCCGTGAGCAAGAACCGCTCAACGCCGCTATCAGCAGTGGCCAGTAACAAACGTGGCTGCGCCACACGCAAGGAGAACTCCGCTCTGGCATCGGCCACCGGCGAAGGGGAACGTAAACTGAAGCCGAGCCGTACGCGCAAAGCTCTATATAAGACTGAACCCAAACACGGCGAGCACGATGCGGAGAACAACTCGAGCCTGCTGGAAATGCAGAACCTGTACGGCGAATACGATGACGAGAACAACTACGGCAAAGGGCGCAGTGTCCACTCGTCCAGGCACTGCCGCAAATGA
- the LOC119550438 gene encoding small RNA 2'-O-methyltransferase isoform X2 encodes MVDYIRRVDIDEPLLRKNSTSVDPLVSDYIRRREGPLSVQILQGSVADSSEELRDTDAVIALELIEHVYDDVLSKIPSNIFGFMQPKLVVFSTPNSDYNVIFTRFNPLLPNGFRHDDHKFEWTREEFKSWCLGIVEKYPNYMFSLMGVGNPPKDLESVGHVSQIAIFVRKDFLDMQLENPLVATPELDDESTPYKLIHSVDYPFYVDTRTEKEKLWTEVQIELQRFKRIANLSENELDSYQDTFKVPIAHLLDRLHHVGATKEVLLELLQENNLKIDEECVIIEDSDKESEDSEPYELSERLSQDVVLTDQEQEECWDLNPES; translated from the exons ATGGTTGATTATATTAGGCGC gTGGATATTGACGAGCCCTTGCTCAGGAAAAACTCAACTAGCGTCGATCCTTTGGTCTCTGATTATATAAGGCGGCGTGAGGGTCCTCTAAGCGTTCAGATTCTACAGGGAAGTGTGGCAGATTCTTCGGAAGAATTGCGAGACACAGATGCTGTAATTGCTTTGGAGCT AATCGAGCACGTATACGACGATGTTTTGTCCAAAATACCTTCcaatatttttggttttatgCAGCCCAAATTGGTGGTTTTTAGCACACCAAACTCTGATTATAATGTAATATTCACGCGGTTCAATCCCCTATTGCCAAATGGATTTCGCCATGACGATCACAAGTTTGAATGGACCCGGGAGGAGTTCAAGTCCTGGTGCTTGGGTATTGTTGAGAAATACCCGAACTACATGTTTTCCTTAATGGGAGTGGGTAATCCTCCCAAGGACCTTGAATCCGTGGGTCACGTTTCACAGATAGCCATATTCGTCCGCAAGGATTTTCTGGATATGCAGTTGGAGAATCCTTTGGTTGCCACACCTGAACTGGATGATGAATCCACTCCTTACAAGTTGATTCATTCCGTCGACTACCCATTTTATGTGGATACCCGCACCGAGAAGGAAAAACTCTGGACCGAAGTACAAATTGAACTTCAGCGTTTCAAAAGAATTGCTAATTTATCTGAGAACGAGCTGGATTCTTACCAGGATACCTTTAAAGTGCCTATTGCACACTTATTGGATCGCCTGCATCATGTCGGTGCTACAAAAGAAGTCCTGCTGGAATTACTGCAGGAGAATAACTTAAAAATAGATGAAGAATGTGTTATAATTGAAGATTCCGATAAGGAATCAGAGGACTCTGAGCCATATGAGTTGTCTGAACGTCTTTCCCAAGACGTAGTATTGACTGACCAGGAACAAGAGGAGTGCTGGGACTTGAACCCGGAATCGTAA
- the LOC119549070 gene encoding dynein light chain 4, axonemal isoform X1 → MADEEAGKEGEKKIVHVYPLVKHSDMTEEMRIEAIELSITACEKYSSNYEHAAKIIKENMDKKFGIYWHVVVGEGFGFEVSYETENILYLFFAGNLAIVLWKCS, encoded by the exons ATGGCGGACGAGGAAGCCGGGAAGGAGGGCGAGAAGAAAATCGTGCACGTTTACCCGCTGGTGAAG CACTCGGACATGACCGAAGAGATGAGGATTGAGGCCATTGAACTGTCCATCACCGCCTGCGAGAAATACTCATCAAACTATGAG CACGCTGCCAAAATCATCAAGGAAAACATGGACAAGAAGTTCGGCATCTATTGGCATGTGGTTGTGGGCGAGGGATTCGGCTTTGAGGTATCCTACGAAACGGAGAACATTCTCTACCTGTTCTTTGCTGGCAACCTGGCCATAGTGCTGTGGAAATGCTCCTGA
- the LOC119549070 gene encoding dynein light chain 4, axonemal isoform X2 produces the protein MTEEMRIEAIELSITACEKYSSNYEHAAKIIKENMDKKFGIYWHVVVGEGFGFEVSYETENILYLFFAGNLAIVLWKCS, from the exons ATGACCGAAGAGATGAGGATTGAGGCCATTGAACTGTCCATCACCGCCTGCGAGAAATACTCATCAAACTATGAG CACGCTGCCAAAATCATCAAGGAAAACATGGACAAGAAGTTCGGCATCTATTGGCATGTGGTTGTGGGCGAGGGATTCGGCTTTGAGGTATCCTACGAAACGGAGAACATTCTCTACCTGTTCTTTGCTGGCAACCTGGCCATAGTGCTGTGGAAATGCTCCTGA